The following are encoded in a window of Kitasatospora fiedleri genomic DNA:
- the rpsR gene encoding 30S ribosomal protein S18, with protein MAKPPARKPKKKVCVFCKDKATYVDYKDTNLLRKFISDRGKIRARRVTGNCTQHQRDVATAVKNSREMALLPYTSTAR; from the coding sequence ATGGCGAAGCCGCCTGCTCGCAAGCCGAAGAAGAAGGTTTGCGTCTTCTGCAAGGACAAGGCCACGTACGTGGACTACAAGGACACGAACCTGCTGCGGAAGTTCATTTCCGACCGCGGCAAGATCCGTGCCCGCCGGGTCACCGGCAACTGCACCCAGCACCAGCGTGACGTCGCCACGGCCGTGAAGAACAGCCGTGAGATGGCCCTGCTGCCCTACACCTCCACCGCGCGCTAA
- the dnaB gene encoding replicative DNA helicase: MDAFPDVPGDRLPVSRRSGAPAGREGSGGSGGSGGSGGGSQRRDGGKGGDRFPAKGERRDRDGDREGGFGGEGFERVPPQDLAAEQSVLGGMLLSKDAIADVVEVLKPADYYRPAHELIHGAILDLYARGEPADPITVAGELTKRGELTRVGGPSYLHTLVNSVPTAANAEYYAEIVHERAVLRRLVEAGTRIAGMGYAAEGDVDDIVNAAQAEIYAVTEQRTNEDYAPLADIMEGALDEIEAIGSRSGQMSGVPTGFADFDQLTNGLHPGQMIVIAARPAMGKSTLALDFARACSIHNNLPSVIFSLEMGRNEIAMRLLSAEARVALHHMRSGNMTDDDWTRVARRMPEVSAAPLYIDDSPNLSMMEIRAKCRRLKQRNDLRLVVIDYLQLMQSGGSRRAESRQQEVSDMSRNLKLLAKELELPVIALSQLNRGPEQRTDKKPMVSDLRESGSIEQDADMVILLHREDAYEKESPRAGEADLIVAKHRNGPTATITVAFQGHYSRFVDMTRDVT, from the coding sequence CTGGACGCCTTCCCCGACGTCCCGGGCGACCGCCTCCCGGTCTCCCGCCGCTCCGGCGCCCCGGCCGGCCGCGAGGGCTCCGGCGGCTCGGGCGGCTCCGGGGGCTCCGGCGGAGGGTCCCAGCGGCGGGACGGCGGCAAGGGCGGCGACCGCTTCCCGGCCAAGGGCGAGCGCCGCGACCGGGACGGCGACCGCGAGGGCGGCTTCGGCGGCGAGGGCTTCGAACGCGTCCCCCCGCAGGACCTGGCGGCCGAACAGTCCGTGCTCGGCGGCATGCTCCTCTCCAAGGACGCCATCGCGGACGTCGTCGAGGTGCTCAAGCCCGCCGACTACTACCGCCCCGCCCACGAACTCATCCACGGCGCGATCCTCGACCTCTACGCCCGCGGCGAGCCCGCCGACCCGATCACCGTGGCCGGCGAACTCACCAAGCGCGGCGAGCTCACCCGCGTCGGCGGCCCCTCCTACCTGCACACCCTGGTCAACTCCGTCCCCACCGCGGCCAACGCCGAGTACTACGCCGAGATCGTCCACGAACGCGCCGTCCTGCGCCGCCTGGTCGAGGCCGGCACCCGCATCGCCGGCATGGGCTACGCCGCCGAGGGCGACGTCGACGACATCGTCAACGCCGCCCAGGCCGAGATCTACGCCGTCACCGAACAGCGCACCAACGAGGACTACGCCCCCCTCGCCGACATCATGGAAGGCGCCCTCGACGAGATCGAGGCCATCGGCTCCCGCTCCGGCCAGATGTCCGGCGTCCCCACCGGCTTCGCCGACTTCGACCAGCTCACCAACGGCCTCCACCCCGGCCAGATGATCGTCATCGCGGCCCGCCCGGCCATGGGCAAGTCCACGCTCGCGCTGGACTTCGCGCGGGCCTGTTCGATCCACAACAACCTGCCGAGCGTGATCTTCTCGCTCGAAATGGGCCGCAACGAGATCGCCATGCGCCTGCTGTCGGCGGAGGCACGGGTGGCGCTGCACCACATGCGGTCGGGGAACATGACGGACGACGACTGGACGCGGGTGGCCCGGCGGATGCCCGAGGTGAGTGCGGCGCCGCTGTACATCGACGACTCGCCGAACCTGTCGATGATGGAGATCCGGGCCAAGTGCCGGCGGCTCAAGCAGCGCAACGACCTGCGGCTGGTGGTGATCGACTACCTGCAGCTGATGCAGTCCGGCGGGTCGCGACGGGCGGAGAGCCGGCAGCAGGAGGTCTCGGACATGTCCCGGAACCTGAAGCTGCTGGCGAAGGAGCTGGAGCTTCCGGTGATCGCGCTCTCCCAGCTGAACCGCGGCCCCGAGCAGCGCACCGACAAGAAGCCGATGGTCTCCGACCTGCGCGAGTCCGGCTCGATCGAGCAGGACGCCGACATGGTGATCCTGCTGCACCGCGAGGACGCGTACGAGAAGGAGTCGCCGCGGGCCGGTGAAGCCGACCTGATCGTGGCAAAGCACCGAAACGGCCCAACTGCGACCATTACCGTCGCTTTCCAGGGGCACTATTCCCGCTTTGTCGACATGACTCGCGATGTGACCTGA
- a CDS encoding single-stranded DNA-binding protein has translation MAGETVITLVGNLVDDPELRFTPSGAAVAKFRIASTPRTFDRQTNEWKDGESLFLTCNVWRQPAENVAESLQRGMRVIVQGRLRQRSYETKEGEKRTVFEVEVDEVGPSLRSATAKVTRANRTGGPGGGGGGGFGGGGQQGGGGFGGGNQGGGSWGGNPGGGSQGGPSDDPWASSAPASNQGGGGWGGNSGGGYSEEPPF, from the coding sequence ATGGCAGGCGAGACCGTCATCACCCTCGTCGGCAACCTCGTCGACGACCCCGAGCTGCGCTTCACCCCGTCGGGTGCCGCGGTGGCCAAGTTCCGCATCGCGTCCACCCCGCGCACCTTCGACCGCCAGACCAACGAGTGGAAGGACGGCGAGAGCCTCTTCCTCACGTGCAACGTCTGGCGTCAGCCGGCGGAGAACGTGGCCGAGTCGCTGCAGCGCGGCATGCGCGTGATCGTGCAGGGCCGACTGCGCCAGCGGTCTTACGAGACCAAGGAAGGCGAGAAGCGGACGGTCTTCGAGGTCGAGGTCGATGAGGTCGGCCCGAGCCTGCGCTCGGCGACCGCCAAGGTCACCCGCGCCAACCGGACCGGCGGTCCGGGCGGCGGTGGTGGCGGCGGCTTCGGCGGCGGCGGCCAGCAGGGTGGCGGCGGCTTCGGCGGCGGCAACCAGGGCGGCGGCAGCTGGGGCGGAAACCCCGGCGGCGGCAGCCAGGGCGGCCCGTCCGACGACCCGTGGGCGTCCAGCGCCCCCGCGTCCAACCAGGGCGGCGGCGGCTGGGGTGGAAACTCCGGCGGCGGCTACTCGGAAGAACCCCCGTTCTAA
- a CDS encoding MATE family efflux transporter, whose translation MPVRPPTARPPAADRRRHDREILALAVPAFGALVAEPLFLMADSAIVGHLGTAQLAGLGVASAALTTVVGVFAFLAYATTAAVARRIGAGDRRAAVQQGIDGIWLALVLSAGLVVLILLLAPQAARLLGASATAGPHAVTYLRISALGVPAMLLVLAATGVLRGFQDTRTPLLVAIGGFTANLLLNLGLVYGAGLGVAGSAWGTVIAQNAMAAVYVAVVVRGARREGAALRPDAAGIRASARAGGPLLVRTLSLRAVLVLATAVAAHLGDAEVAAHQITMTVWSFVAFALDAVAIAGQAIIGRYLGAGDLPGTRAATRRMVEWGLGAGVLFGLLMVLGRPLYVPLFSSDPAVRGQLSTALLLAALTQPVGGLVFVLDGVLMGAGDGRYLAWAMLATLLLFVPAALAVPALGLGLAGLWWAMNLFMLSRAAFLAGRVRTGRWMVTGAVRA comes from the coding sequence ATGCCCGTCCGACCGCCCACCGCCCGTCCACCCGCCGCCGACCGTCGCCGCCACGACCGGGAGATCCTCGCCCTGGCCGTCCCGGCCTTCGGCGCCCTGGTCGCCGAACCGCTGTTCCTGATGGCCGACTCGGCGATCGTCGGCCACCTCGGCACCGCCCAGCTGGCCGGCCTGGGCGTCGCCTCGGCCGCGCTCACCACCGTCGTCGGCGTGTTCGCCTTCCTCGCGTACGCCACCACCGCCGCGGTGGCCCGCCGGATCGGGGCGGGCGACCGGCGGGCCGCCGTCCAGCAGGGCATCGACGGGATCTGGCTGGCGCTGGTCCTCTCGGCCGGCCTGGTGGTGCTCATCCTGCTGCTCGCCCCGCAGGCCGCCCGGCTGCTCGGCGCCTCCGCCACCGCCGGACCGCACGCCGTCACCTACCTGCGGATCAGCGCGCTCGGGGTGCCCGCGATGCTGCTGGTGCTGGCCGCCACCGGCGTGCTGCGCGGCTTCCAGGACACCCGCACCCCGCTGCTGGTGGCGATCGGCGGGTTCACCGCCAACCTGCTGCTCAACCTGGGCCTGGTGTACGGCGCCGGCCTCGGGGTGGCCGGCTCCGCCTGGGGCACCGTGATCGCGCAGAACGCGATGGCCGCGGTGTACGTGGCGGTGGTGGTCCGCGGCGCCCGCCGGGAGGGCGCGGCGCTGCGGCCGGACGCCGCCGGCATCCGCGCCTCGGCCCGGGCGGGCGGCCCGCTGCTGGTGCGCACCCTGAGCCTGCGCGCGGTGCTGGTGCTGGCCACCGCGGTGGCCGCGCACCTGGGCGACGCCGAGGTGGCCGCCCACCAGATCACCATGACCGTCTGGTCCTTCGTGGCCTTCGCCCTGGACGCGGTGGCGATCGCCGGGCAGGCGATCATCGGCCGCTACCTGGGCGCCGGCGACCTGCCGGGCACCCGGGCCGCCACCCGGCGGATGGTCGAGTGGGGCCTCGGCGCGGGCGTGCTGTTCGGGCTGCTGATGGTGCTGGGCCGCCCGCTGTACGTCCCGCTGTTCAGCTCCGACCCGGCCGTGCGGGGGCAGCTGTCCACCGCGCTGCTGCTGGCCGCGCTGACCCAGCCGGTGGGCGGGCTGGTGTTCGTCCTGGACGGGGTGCTGATGGGCGCGGGCGACGGCCGCTACCTGGCGTGGGCGATGCTGGCCACCCTGCTGCTGTTCGTCCCGGCGGCGCTGGCCGTCCCGGCGCTGGGCCTGGGGCTGGCCGGGCTGTGGTGGGCGATGAACCTGTTCATGCTGAGCCGGGCCGCGTTCCTGGCCGGCCGGGTGCGCACCGGCCGCTGGATGGTCACCGGCGCGGTCCGGGCCTGA
- the rplI gene encoding 50S ribosomal protein L9: protein MKIILTHEVPGLGSAGEIVEVKDGYARNFLVPRGFAIRWTKGGQKDVDAIRRARKIHAIQTLEAANEVKAKLEGLQVKLAVRSGEAGRLFGSVTQADVVEAIKAASGPAVDKRAVAIASPIKTVGTHKVSVKLHGDVQANLDVNVVAA, encoded by the coding sequence ATGAAGATCATCCTCACTCACGAGGTCCCCGGCCTCGGCAGCGCCGGCGAGATCGTCGAGGTCAAGGACGGCTACGCCCGTAACTTCCTGGTCCCGCGCGGCTTCGCCATCCGCTGGACCAAGGGCGGTCAGAAGGACGTCGACGCCATCCGTCGCGCCCGGAAGATCCACGCCATCCAGACCCTCGAGGCCGCCAACGAGGTCAAGGCCAAGCTCGAGGGCCTGCAGGTCAAGCTGGCCGTTCGCTCCGGCGAGGCCGGCCGCCTGTTCGGCTCCGTGACCCAGGCCGACGTCGTGGAGGCCATCAAGGCCGCCAGCGGCCCGGCCGTGGACAAGCGCGCCGTCGCGATCGCCTCGCCGATCAAGACCGTGGGCACCCACAAGGTCTCGGTCAAGCTGCACGGTGACGTCCAGGCCAACCTCGACGTCAACGTCGTCGCCGCCTGA
- a CDS encoding lipid II:glycine glycyltransferase FemX: MSLRLRTITREEHLAFVQSRPSASHMQVPSWADVKAEWRAESLGWFDASGELVGAGLVLYRQLPKVKRYLAYLPEGPVIDWFDQDLDRWLKPMLAHLKSQGAFSVKMGPPVVVRRWEAPTIKEAIAGDRAKRLRDVEPDFTESRALETAERLRRSGWLQGEDGGAGFGDVQPRYVFQVPLGGRSLDDVQRGFNQLWRRNIKKAEKSGVEVVQGGYEDLAVFHKLYVVTAERDHFTPRPLSYFQRMWQSLTAEDPNRMRLYLAYHEGEPLAATTMLVVGEHVWYSYGASADHKREVKPSNAIQWRMIRDSYALGASVYDLRGISDTLDEDDPLFGLIQFKVGTGGQAAEYLGEWDFPLNKLLHKALDLYMSRR, translated from the coding sequence ATGAGCCTGCGGCTGCGGACGATCACACGCGAGGAACACCTGGCCTTCGTGCAGAGCCGGCCCTCGGCCAGCCACATGCAGGTGCCCTCCTGGGCGGACGTGAAGGCGGAGTGGCGCGCGGAGAGCCTGGGCTGGTTCGACGCCTCCGGCGAGCTGGTCGGCGCCGGGCTGGTCCTCTACCGCCAGCTGCCCAAGGTGAAGCGGTACCTGGCCTACCTGCCGGAGGGGCCGGTGATCGACTGGTTCGACCAGGACCTCGACCGCTGGCTCAAGCCGATGCTGGCGCACCTGAAGTCGCAGGGCGCCTTCTCGGTGAAGATGGGCCCGCCGGTGGTGGTGCGCCGCTGGGAGGCGCCCACCATCAAGGAGGCGATCGCCGGCGACCGGGCCAAGCGGCTGCGCGACGTCGAGCCGGACTTCACCGAGTCCCGCGCCCTGGAGACCGCCGAACGGCTGCGCCGCTCCGGCTGGCTGCAGGGCGAGGACGGCGGCGCCGGCTTCGGCGACGTCCAGCCCCGGTACGTCTTCCAGGTGCCGCTGGGCGGCCGCTCGCTGGACGACGTCCAGCGCGGCTTCAACCAGCTGTGGCGGCGCAACATCAAGAAGGCCGAGAAGAGCGGCGTCGAGGTGGTCCAGGGCGGCTACGAGGACCTCGCGGTCTTCCACAAGCTGTACGTGGTCACCGCCGAGCGGGACCACTTCACGCCCCGGCCGCTCTCCTACTTCCAGCGGATGTGGCAGTCCCTCACCGCCGAGGACCCGAACCGGATGCGGCTCTACCTCGCCTACCACGAGGGCGAGCCGCTGGCCGCCACCACGATGCTGGTGGTCGGCGAGCACGTCTGGTACTCCTACGGCGCCTCGGCCGACCACAAGCGCGAGGTCAAGCCGTCCAACGCGATCCAGTGGCGGATGATCCGGGACTCCTACGCGCTCGGCGCGAGCGTCTACGACCTGCGCGGGATCAGCGACACCCTGGACGAGGACGACCCGCTGTTCGGGCTGATCCAGTTCAAGGTCGGCACCGGCGGCCAGGCCGCGGAGTACCTCGGCGAGTGGGACTTCCCGCTCAACAAGCTCCTGCACAAGGCGCTCGACCTCTACATGTCGCGCCGCTGA
- a CDS encoding glycosyltransferase family 87 protein: MTSSLRDETSPPGPAQADGPLPNTVVVPADEDPVAEAGSELFGGPPGRRALLGVSWWTPAKFLALAVIAVYVLGLFQKAPCYNDGWFHGATTQYTKACYSDIPHLFSGRGFADGLHPYLDPIPQGSPDMQYLEYPVLTGLFMQVAAWLTTHSGDLMSREQWFWMVNAGMLMICAVVAVVATSRTQRRRPWDALLFALAPALALNATINWDLLAVALAAVAMAYWSGSRPVWAGVFIGLATAAKLYPVLLLGPLLVLCLRAGRWKEFGQAFGGAAGAWLVVNLPIMLANWKGWLTFYSFSQTRREDYGSFWLILMQGIRKGRNLETLNTWIAVLLVLSCLAVGWLAISAPRRPRFAQLAFLVVAAFVLTNKVYSPQYVLWLIPLAVLARPRWRDFLLWQACEVLYFLGVWSFLAYNGDGKHHGIDQEWYHFAIALHLVGTLYLCYLVVRDILHPEHDPVRWDGSDDPSGGVLDGAPDRFVLGTARGLREEETYAAYAPRSDWLSKDPEPVVELGAEPRPEK, encoded by the coding sequence ATGACCTCCAGCCTTCGTGACGAGACCTCGCCGCCCGGCCCCGCGCAGGCCGACGGTCCGCTGCCCAACACCGTGGTGGTGCCCGCGGACGAGGACCCGGTCGCGGAGGCCGGCAGCGAGCTGTTCGGCGGCCCGCCCGGGCGGCGGGCGCTGCTGGGGGTGTCCTGGTGGACGCCGGCCAAGTTCCTCGCGCTGGCGGTGATCGCGGTCTACGTGCTGGGCCTGTTCCAGAAGGCCCCGTGCTACAACGACGGCTGGTTCCACGGCGCCACCACCCAGTACACGAAGGCCTGTTACAGCGACATCCCGCACCTGTTCTCCGGCCGCGGCTTCGCCGACGGGCTGCACCCGTACCTGGACCCGATCCCGCAGGGCTCGCCGGACATGCAGTACCTGGAGTACCCGGTGCTGACCGGCCTGTTCATGCAGGTCGCGGCCTGGCTGACCACCCACAGCGGCGACCTGATGAGCCGTGAGCAGTGGTTCTGGATGGTCAACGCCGGGATGCTGATGATCTGCGCGGTGGTCGCGGTGGTCGCCACCTCGCGCACCCAGCGCCGCCGCCCGTGGGACGCGCTGCTGTTCGCCCTGGCCCCGGCCCTGGCGCTGAACGCCACCATCAACTGGGACCTGCTGGCGGTGGCCCTGGCCGCGGTGGCGATGGCCTACTGGTCGGGCTCCCGGCCGGTCTGGGCGGGCGTCTTCATCGGCCTGGCGACCGCCGCCAAGCTCTACCCGGTGCTGCTGCTCGGCCCGCTGCTGGTGCTCTGCCTGCGGGCCGGCCGGTGGAAGGAGTTCGGCCAGGCGTTCGGCGGCGCGGCCGGGGCCTGGCTGGTGGTCAACCTGCCGATCATGCTGGCCAACTGGAAGGGCTGGCTGACCTTCTACAGCTTCAGCCAGACCCGCCGGGAGGACTACGGCTCGTTCTGGCTGATCCTGATGCAGGGCATCCGCAAGGGCCGGAACCTGGAGACCCTGAACACCTGGATCGCCGTCCTGCTGGTGCTCAGCTGCCTGGCGGTCGGCTGGCTGGCGATCAGCGCCCCGCGCCGCCCGCGCTTCGCCCAGCTGGCCTTCCTGGTGGTGGCGGCCTTCGTGCTGACCAACAAGGTGTACTCGCCGCAGTACGTGCTCTGGCTGATCCCGCTGGCCGTGCTGGCCCGGCCGCGCTGGCGCGACTTCCTGCTCTGGCAGGCCTGCGAGGTGCTGTACTTCCTCGGCGTCTGGTCGTTCCTGGCCTACAACGGCGACGGCAAGCACCACGGCATCGACCAGGAGTGGTACCACTTCGCCATCGCCCTGCACCTGGTCGGGACCCTGTACCTCTGCTACCTGGTGGTCCGCGACATCCTCCACCCGGAGCACGACCCGGTCCGCTGGGACGGCAGCGACGACCCGTCGGGCGGCGTGCTGGACGGCGCCCCGGACCGGTTCGTGCTCGGCACCGCCCGCGGCCTGCGCGAGGAGGAGACCTACGCCGCGTACGCGCCGCGCTCGGACTGGCTGAGCAAGGACCCGGAGCCGGTCGTCGAGCTCGGCGCGGAGCCCCGGCCCGAGAAGTGA
- the rpsF gene encoding 30S ribosomal protein S6: protein MRHYEVMVILDPSVEERAVSPLIESFLNVVRTSGGKVEKVDTWGRRRLAYEINKQSEGIYSVIDLKATPEVVKELDRQFSLSESVLRTKVLRPDTH, encoded by the coding sequence ATGCGTCACTACGAGGTGATGGTCATCCTCGACCCCTCGGTCGAGGAACGCGCTGTCTCCCCCCTGATCGAGAGCTTCCTCAACGTCGTCCGCACCAGCGGCGGCAAGGTGGAGAAGGTCGACACCTGGGGCCGGCGTCGCCTGGCGTACGAGATCAACAAGCAGTCCGAGGGCATCTACTCGGTCATCGACCTCAAGGCCACGCCCGAGGTCGTCAAGGAGCTCGACCGCCAGTTCAGCCTGAGCGAGTCGGTTCTGCGGACCAAGGTCCTGCGCCCGGACACCCACTGA
- a CDS encoding alanine racemase → MTLTMYVDTGRWRAHQRGLLAEFDGLVPVAKGNGYGFGNTRLAAEAARLGVPTLAVGTTDEAAAVAGDFPGDLLVLTPYRAGEPEVELPAGRVVRTVAHAEALAALPGGTRVVIECMTSMRRHGVAAGELTRLPVGHLAVEGFALHLPLDRPDGSDPVDEVSGLVRAIGEAGLPTGTVYLSHLSAADGPRLAERHPGTAFRSRIGTRLWLGEVEALSSRATVLDVTPVSRGERYGYRQHKAPSDGHLLVATGGTAHGVGLEAPKYVHGVLSRAKGLARAGLATVNRTLSPYSWQGKQLWFAEPPHMQVSILFLPGELKPPAIGDELSLTVRHTTTHFDRVVER, encoded by the coding sequence ATGACCCTGACGATGTACGTGGACACCGGCCGCTGGCGGGCGCACCAGCGCGGCCTGCTGGCCGAGTTCGACGGGCTCGTCCCGGTCGCCAAGGGCAACGGCTACGGCTTCGGCAACACCCGGCTGGCCGCCGAGGCCGCCCGGCTGGGCGTGCCGACGCTGGCGGTGGGCACCACGGACGAGGCGGCGGCGGTGGCCGGCGACTTCCCCGGCGACCTGCTGGTGCTCACCCCCTACCGGGCGGGCGAGCCCGAGGTCGAGCTGCCCGCCGGGCGGGTGGTGCGCACCGTCGCGCACGCCGAGGCGCTGGCCGCGCTGCCCGGGGGGACCAGGGTGGTGATCGAGTGCATGACCTCGATGCGGCGGCACGGTGTCGCGGCCGGTGAGCTGACCCGGCTGCCGGTGGGGCACCTGGCGGTGGAGGGTTTCGCGCTGCACCTGCCGCTGGACCGGCCGGACGGCAGCGACCCGGTGGACGAGGTGTCCGGCCTGGTCCGGGCGATCGGTGAGGCCGGGCTGCCCACCGGCACCGTCTACCTCAGCCACCTGTCCGCCGCGGACGGGCCGCGGCTGGCCGAGCGGCACCCCGGCACCGCCTTCCGCTCCCGGATCGGCACCCGGCTCTGGCTCGGCGAGGTGGAGGCGCTCTCCTCCCGGGCCACCGTCCTGGACGTCACCCCGGTCTCCCGCGGCGAGCGCTACGGCTACCGGCAGCACAAGGCCCCCTCCGACGGCCACCTGCTGGTCGCCACCGGCGGCACCGCGCACGGCGTCGGCCTGGAGGCCCCCAAGTACGTGCACGGGGTGCTGTCCCGGGCCAAGGGGCTGGCCCGGGCCGGCCTGGCCACCGTCAACCGGACGCTGTCGCCGTACTCCTGGCAGGGCAAGCAGCTGTGGTTCGCCGAGCCGCCGCACATGCAGGTGTCGATCCTCTTCCTGCCCGGCGAGCTCAAGCCGCCCGCGATCGGCGACGAGCTGTCCCTGACCGTCCGGCACACCACCACCCACTTCGACCGGGTGGTCGAGCGCTGA